One genomic segment of Arcobacter porcinus includes these proteins:
- a CDS encoding replicative DNA helicase, with the protein MDSIYSINIERAVLSSIFFNPEELEDVLGVLKPKDFYLPAHKAIFEAMIKLHEEDMPIDEDFIRNKVDKKQADDNVLLEILSANPITNTNAYVKEIKDSSVKRELATLATTIKKVAIEDEVSANEALDTIQGELYKISTNSATSELKDMQTVTSDTLAYIEKMKKLGNKYLIGQTTGFDTLDKRTTGFNEGDLVIIAARPAMGKTAIVLNMALKNIERNKGVIFFSLEMPAEQLMLRMIAAKTSIPLQNLRKGDMDDNEWSRLSSAFDDLNSKKLFVDDGGSININQLRARVRKIAQNAENNIGLVIIDYLQLMQGIGNKDRHQEVSDISRGLKMLARELKIPIVALSQLNRGLESRPDKRPMLSDLRESGAIEQDADIILFVYRDDVYKQRDEARKEKEAKDRGEDYKSKFQDKEVEEAEIIIGKQRNGPIGTVKLDFHKSLTKFVDKENEYTGSAPIEVVFESIADTNKETKVDFPNIF; encoded by the coding sequence ATGGATAGTATTTATAGCATAAACATAGAAAGAGCAGTTTTAAGCTCAATTTTCTTTAATCCTGAAGAGCTAGAAGATGTTTTGGGAGTTTTAAAGCCAAAAGATTTTTATCTTCCAGCACATAAGGCAATTTTTGAAGCAATGATAAAACTTCATGAAGAAGATATGCCAATTGATGAAGATTTTATAAGAAATAAAGTAGATAAAAAACAAGCTGATGATAATGTTCTTTTAGAAATCTTAAGTGCAAATCCAATTACAAATACAAATGCTTATGTAAAAGAGATAAAAGATAGTTCTGTAAAAAGAGAGCTTGCGACTCTTGCAACTACTATAAAAAAAGTAGCTATTGAAGATGAAGTAAGTGCAAATGAAGCACTTGATACTATTCAAGGTGAGCTTTATAAAATATCTACAAATAGTGCTACAAGCGAATTAAAAGATATGCAAACTGTTACAAGTGATACTTTAGCATATATAGAGAAGATGAAAAAACTTGGAAATAAGTATTTAATAGGACAAACAACAGGTTTTGATACTTTAGATAAAAGAACAACAGGTTTTAATGAAGGAGATTTAGTAATAATTGCTGCTCGTCCTGCTATGGGAAAAACAGCTATTGTTTTAAATATGGCACTTAAAAATATTGAAAGAAATAAAGGTGTTATTTTTTTCTCATTAGAGATGCCAGCAGAACAACTTATGTTAAGAATGATTGCTGCTAAAACTTCAATACCTTTACAAAATTTAAGAAAAGGTGATATGGATGATAATGAGTGGTCAAGATTAAGCTCAGCTTTTGATGATTTAAATAGTAAGAAACTTTTTGTAGATGATGGTGGAAGTATAAATATTAATCAACTTCGTGCAAGAGTAAGAAAAATCGCTCAAAATGCTGAAAATAATATTGGACTTGTAATTATTGATTATCTTCAATTAATGCAAGGAATAGGAAATAAAGATAGACACCAAGAAGTTTCTGATATTAGTAGAGGTTTAAAAATGCTAGCACGAGAGCTTAAAATCCCAATAGTTGCTCTTTCACAGCTAAATAGAGGACTTGAAAGCAGACCTGACAAAAGACCAATGCTGAGTGATTTAAGAGAATCAGGAGCGATAGAACAAGATGCTGATATTATTCTTTTCGTTTATAGAGATGATGTATATAAACAAAGAGATGAAGCAAGAAAAGAGAAAGAGGCAAAAGATAGAGGTGAGGATTATAAATCTAAGTTTCAAGATAAAGAGGTTGAAGAAGCTGAGATAATAATAGGAAAACAGAGAAATGGACCAATAGGAACTGTTAAATTAGACTTCCATAAATCATTGACTAAATTTGTTGATAAAGAGA